In Hydrogenispora ethanolica, the genomic window TACTCGGCGATAAATTTCTTCTTCGGCATCGCCGAGATGATCATTCCCGGCTCCAGCTATTGGAATCTCACCGTGGCCCTGGAACCGGGCGAAGTCCAGCAGGACGGGGAAGGGATCGAGACCTTCCGCACCCTGGGGCGGAACATGGCCCAGCTGTTACAGCAATTGCAGGCGGGGAGGAAAGCCTGATGAGCAGGAAGGTCATCGCCGTCAACGGCAGCCCCCGCAAGACTTGGAATACCGCCACCCTGGTCCGGAAAGCGCTGGACGGCGCGGCTGCGCAGGGCGCCGAGACCGAACTGGTCCATCTCTATGATCTGAATTTCAAGGGCTGCACTAGCTGTTTCGCGTGCAAGCGCCGTGACGGCAAAAGCTACGGCCAATGCGCCATGCGGGATGAATTGACTCCGGTGCTGGCGCGGATCGCGGCGGCCGACGCCCTGGTGATCGGTTCGCCCATCTATTTCGGAGCAGTGACGGGGGAGATCCGCTCATTCATGGAGCGATTGCTCTTTCAATATCTGGTGTATGCGATCCCGCCACGCACCCTCTTCCCCAAAACGTTGCCGGTCGGGTTCATCTATACCATGAACGTTGACGATGAACGGCTGAGAAGCTTCAAGCTGGATGAACAGCTGCGAGTCACCGAGAATGCGTTCCAACGGGCCTTCGGTGAGGTGACAACGCTGTATGCCACGGATACTTTGCAATTCGACGATTACGCCCAATATGTCAACTCCATGTTCGACCCGGAACACAAGGCCAAGCGGCGCGCGGAGCAATTTCCCAAGGATTGCGAGGCGGCCTGCGCCATGGGCGCGCGTTTGGCCGGCGCAGGGGTGGCCGGGCCGCAATAGAGAAGAAATTTCGGTCTTTGGATCACTCATAAAGGAGGTTACAGCATGGACTTTTTTGAACTGGTGGAACAGCGCCACAGCGTTCGCGGCTACCGTTCCGATCCGGTGGAGCCGGAGAAGCTCCGGCGGATTCTGGAGGCGGCCCGGCTGGCGCCGACCGCGGCCAACCGCCAGGCGTTCCGGGTGATCGCGCTCCCGACGGCGCAGCGCCAAGCGGAACTGAAACAAGTGTACGGCCGGGACTGGTTCGTCGAAGCCCCGCTGGTCCTGGCGGTCTGCGCCATTCCCGGGCAGAGCTGGGTGCGCAGCGACGGAAAGAATTACAGCGACGTGGACGCGGCCATCGTGATGGACCATATGGTCCTGGCAGCCACCGCGCTCGGCCTGGGGACGTGTTGGATCGGTGCCTTTGACGCCGCCGCCGCCCGCCGGGTCTTCGAACTGGACCCGGGCTGGGAACCGGTGCTGCTCTCGCCGCTCGGCTACGCCAGGGACGATTCTTTCAAAAAGCAGCGCAAGTCCCTGGAGGAACTGGTGGTTTATAAGTAAACCGAAAAAATAAGTGAGGAGAATCAGCCATGAACCCAATGTTGCAAACGATCGCGCCCGAAAAACTGACGGACAACGTCTTTGACCTCGTCGGCAAGGATTGGATGCTGATCACCGCCGGCGATCTGCAAAAGTATAACACCATGACCGCCTCGTGGGGCGGCTTCGGGATCCTGTGGGGCAAGAAGGTCTGCTTCTGCGTGGTGCGGCCCAGCCGCTACACCTATCAATTCATGGAAGCGTCGGACCGTTTCACCCTGAGCTTCTTCCCCGAGCAGTACCGGGAGGCGCTCAATTTCTGCGGCAGCAAATCCGGCCGTGACGTGGATAAGGCCGCCGCCACCGGGCTCACTCCGGTCGCCGGCGCAGGGGGGCTGGTCTATTTCGATCAGGCCCGATTGGTCATGGAATGCGCCAAACTGTATTATCAGGATCTGGACCCGGCGCACTTCCTCGATCCCGGAATCGAAAAAAATTATCAGGGCCGGGATTACCACCGGATGTACATCGGGGAGATCACCCGCTGCCTGCTGAAGGAAGCCGAATGATGAGGTGGATAGCATGTCGCTGTTAAGCGTGGACCAGGCGCAATGTGTCCGTTGCGGAACTTGCGCCGCGGTCTGTCCCATTGGCGGAGGGCTCATTGCCATGGGAGAGAAAGGCCCGGAGGCGCAGGAGGACGATTCCTGCATCGGCTGCGGCCATTGCGTGGCGGTCTGTCCCACGGCCGCTCTGGATAACCGGCGGGCTCCCTTGGGGAAACAGGCCGCCGCTCCCCAGGAGCGGCGCTGGGATGCCGGCCAGGCGGCGCAGTTTTTACGTTCGCGCCGTTCCATCCGGAATTACCGGCCGGAAGCGGTTCCCCGCGAAACGTTATTGCAACTGCTGGATATGGCCCGTTTTGCTCCCACGGCCAGCAATCGCCAGGGAATCTCATTCCGGGTGATCAGCGACCGGGAGAAGCTGAAGCGCATCGCGGCGGCCACCGTCGGCTGGCTGGAACAGACGGTGGCATCCGGCGGGATGAAATCAGCCGCCGGACATATCCGGGCGTTTCAAAAAGGCGAGGACACGATCCTGCGGAGCGCGCCCCATTTGATCCTGGCCTTATGCCCCCGGGGTACCGCGGAGGTGGGCCGCAGCAGCGCCGACTTTATGCTGGCCTATGCCGAGCTGTACGCGCTCGCTCTCGGCCTGGGGACTTGCTGGGCGGGCCTGTTGCAGTACTGCGCCTTCAGCGGTTATTCCCCCTTGCTCGAGCTGCTGGAACTCCCGGCCGACCGGGAAGTGGCCGGAGCGCTGATGGCCGGATATCCCCGGTTCCATTACCAGCGCCTGGTGGACCGCGAGCCGTTGGCCGTTTCCTGGAGCTGAGCGATGCTCGCATTTAAAAAGAGGTGAAACGCGGTGGATTTCTTCGAAGTCGTCAAAAACAGGCGTT contains:
- a CDS encoding flavin reductase family protein translates to MLQTIAPEKLTDNVFDLVGKDWMLITAGDLQKYNTMTASWGGFGILWGKKVCFCVVRPSRYTYQFMEASDRFTLSFFPEQYREALNFCGSKSGRDVDKAAATGLTPVAGAGGLVYFDQARLVMECAKLYYQDLDPAHFLDPGIEKNYQGRDYHRMYIGEITRCLLKEAE
- a CDS encoding flavodoxin family protein — protein: MSRKVIAVNGSPRKTWNTATLVRKALDGAAAQGAETELVHLYDLNFKGCTSCFACKRRDGKSYGQCAMRDELTPVLARIAAADALVIGSPIYFGAVTGEIRSFMERLLFQYLVYAIPPRTLFPKTLPVGFIYTMNVDDERLRSFKLDEQLRVTENAFQRAFGEVTTLYATDTLQFDDYAQYVNSMFDPEHKAKRRAEQFPKDCEAACAMGARLAGAGVAGPQ
- a CDS encoding nitroreductase family protein; translated protein: MDFFELVEQRHSVRGYRSDPVEPEKLRRILEAARLAPTAANRQAFRVIALPTAQRQAELKQVYGRDWFVEAPLVLAVCAIPGQSWVRSDGKNYSDVDAAIVMDHMVLAATALGLGTCWIGAFDAAAARRVFELDPGWEPVLLSPLGYARDDSFKKQRKSLEELVVYK
- a CDS encoding nitroreductase family protein: MSLLSVDQAQCVRCGTCAAVCPIGGGLIAMGEKGPEAQEDDSCIGCGHCVAVCPTAALDNRRAPLGKQAAAPQERRWDAGQAAQFLRSRRSIRNYRPEAVPRETLLQLLDMARFAPTASNRQGISFRVISDREKLKRIAAATVGWLEQTVASGGMKSAAGHIRAFQKGEDTILRSAPHLILALCPRGTAEVGRSSADFMLAYAELYALALGLGTCWAGLLQYCAFSGYSPLLELLELPADREVAGALMAGYPRFHYQRLVDREPLAVSWS